CCTGTGATCATGTATAATTCCAATACTACCAAAAGGCTTCAAGGTCAAGAAATAAATTACAAGTAAAATGTTAAGAGACAggaataatgtttttctttgtaacagtacttgtacttgtagtGGTATGGGGTAACGTAACAGAGAAATGTTGAaaactttactgtacttttgaACCAGCTTTTACTCAGACTAGAGAAACACATAACAACTAGCATAGTACATGAACTGGATGAGGAAACCTCGACTCAGCTCGCAAGAGGAAATACCAGTTGCAGGGAAGgctaaatcaataaaatatcaaaGTCACATGTGACGACTCTGTATTTAGTGTTCCCATATCTGAAAAAACTCACCGTTGACCAAAAGGTTTGCCACAAATGTATGACTGCAATATTAATAACAATATGTGAATCTCACctcagtttctttaaaaattaCAGATGGAGCTTCAACGTTATTTTTCCTTGCAGCATCTCTCACTATGGCCTCAGCCTCCTCTACTCTTCCCTGAGTTATCAACCACCGAGGAGACTCTGGGATGAACCTGCATGGTAATTTTAGGGTTTGTTTCAAGTATGCAAAATTTCAGAATAGgttgtctttttcttctgttgaaCCATGGATGCTGACTATCAGCACATAATATTAATACACAACATGTGGAAATCAATCAAGAGTGAAATACCACCACAGAGGGATGTAGACCACGGCAGTTGTGGCCAGAACGGCAAGCAGAGTTCTCCATTCTCTGATGCCATATGCAATCCAAGGTAGTGTCATGTACCCGATGCAATAGAAAAGGAAGGCCCCAAGAGTTGTGAAGAGCACTCGCATAGTCTTACTCAACACCTCCGTTCCTGCTCAAGATAAAATTGAGGTAACCCAGAAGATGATGAAAGTCAAACTATCCACCTGTTCACATCTATTTGTGTCCAagagacaaaatattttataagtATTTTACGGTTCATACCTAGTACAAATGCAGAAATATAGATGGATATCTGAGAGGCTCCAACAAACAGGAACATGATACAGAACATCCTCCATGAATGAGAGAAGGACTGAAGCAGAACTGAGAAACACTGGGCCCCAAGAGAGATGAAAACAACCTTTTTCCTCCCAAacctgaatgaaaaaaaaaagacattaacaGTGATTCACAGACATGATGAAAATATGATGACAGcggcatgtttgtgtttgctttgtctccttttataataaaacatttaaggACAATGCAGCTGGGCAGCGGTTATAAACAACAACTGAGGAGTTTTTATAGTCAAACCAAGGAATGCTCTCAACAGGTGTCCTGATCTGGGTCCAgcttaatgtttgtgtgtgtttgtttcacttgCTAAAGACCGGATTGAAGGCAAGAAGCCCACCAAACAAGCAACAAATGGAGACCTCTGTAGCACAAACCTGGCAGGACGTCAGCAGGAAAGATACCAAGTGGCTGCTGAGCAGTAGCTTTCAGCTAGTCATTTCTAATACAGggtactgtttttgttttttgtttttgttggtaaAACTTGGCTGTAAGCAACcagtttctatttttgtcatttcctcCTTGCAGTGAATGGGAAGCTGCTTGAAACTGTTTTGAAACTAGGCAGTTGCAACAGCCAGGAAAAATGCTGATATGATGTCACATGATTTTCAATCAGGTACAGCTGTGACTTACTGAAATTTGCTAAACACAAATGCATACCTGCAAATCTCAATTACCTCTACCATAATCTACCATGCAGTTCAAATGGTGAAATGCTCTGTGTAACAGTAATGGTGATTATGTCCATGCTGTTCcacaataaaattaaatattgctTCCTTGTATAATACCATCATAAGATATTGCGCCCTTGGCCTGTCCACCATTTTTCCTTAAACACTACATACGGATTTGTTGCTTGATGTCGGGAAGGAATCATGAGAGGGACTAATTTAATGAGCATTTTAACATAATTACACAACATGAGGACTGTTGTAAATTGACCTGATTGAGATATATTAACACACTGTCCTGAACTGATGGCAACATGCAGGGATGCTCTTTAATAGCTTTATTTTAATCCTTATATTCCCCTAATATGACACAATGCTTAAAAAAGCTCTAAAGTTCAAAGCCCCTCGTATCCCATTCCTCATCCATTGAGTGCAGTTTTCACAGCTGCAAAAGAGACAAAGTTAAACACGCAAGGGTTCCTCACAGCTGTGTCCTGAGCCACATGCTTTTCTGCAAACCAAGCTACATGACACTGACATCCGTCAGAGCTGAGCCCTTAAAACAACTAATATCAAATACCCCACAAAGACCTACAAAAACCACACCTAGCAGGTTCAGCAACTATTAACCACTGACCACTTAATTTAGTACCTCAAACAGCTGCTTGTCTTATACATCAAGCTATTTTGCGGCAGGTTTCTAGGGGCAGAGAGGACAACCAGTACAACCCAAGACAGTGCTTAAATAAGTAAGTATTTAGGAGCAATTAAATTCTAAATTAAAACATATAACTATCACAAAAATCACTTACAGTACTGGTAAGAACATGACCACAGTGGCCAcaattttaaacttttattataCTTGTCTTATAATATGTACAGGTAtatacgtatatatatataattttagaAGACATTTAGGAGAAGTTAGAGGAAGTCCTGTCATCTGGCTACACATTTTAGCACCATCCCCCACCATTATTACTTCAGGTATTTGCCTTTAGGGTCTTGATAAACTAATCCTTCTGTCACGCCCAGACCACTCCCCAAAGACAGAGGCATATCTGTGTACCAACACTGTAAGAATGGCAGTGATTTAAATGTAGGAGACTTTGTGAAAACAAATTCTCTCTTGGAGTAAGTCAACCTCAACAGTAGATGGCGCTGTTGTTATTCTAATGACAGCTAATCAGGTCTAAGTCTCCAGTAACATTCACTTCAGTGTGTTAAGCTTACTTATTAAACTACAATCTTCATATAAGTCAGTCAgtaattttctattttctgaacattttcttAAAACTCCTTCAACTTTGACCAACATTTattgaataataaaaacatcttaggtaaaataacacacatatgTAAATGACTGAAAGTCTCAGTTTCATACTGGAATGTAACAATATAGGGTGCATTTTAGGGAATTACACATTAATTAAGGATGACATACCTGTCAGAGAGCTGTCCTGAGATCAAGGATCCAACAAGGTATCCCACAAAAAGAGTTGAGGATGCAAAGGGAACTTTCCACTGGTCGTCACAAACAAGGTCCCACTGTGAAAAGacacaaatatttcaaacaaaagaGAAGAGCCAACTAAAACCTTTCATGACTAACACCttatgaagaaaacaaacatgtagaTTCATACTGACCTCAGTGACTATGTTGGATTGGTAGATTTCTTTGCTGTAGTTCCATCCATCCAAACATCTCTCCTGCTCCAGGTTAGTGAGGTTGACATCCCTTCCAGGAATATATCCTTCAGCAGAAAGGTTTCTAACCACATCCAGCCTATATCTGCTGCACTGGCTCTGTACCTCTTCACCGTCCACTATCGTAAAGGGAATGATGGCATTTCTCCACTCCTCGGTTAAGTTGACGTCTGGAATGAGACAGTGGTGTTTGGGAGTCGCTCCAACAAAGACGATGTAAAGTCCATTGAATCCAGTGGAGACAAAGACTGTGTTTAGGAGAAAGAATGTGGTCCAGAAGTAGGGACCAGTCTGTCCAAGGAATGCAGTGTCTTCATCATAGTCTCCCATTCTTAGAAAAATACCTGCCTGCTCTTGAGGGAGGAAACAATGCTCTGAAATTCTTCAGATTATGAGACGTTGTATCCCTCTTAAAGTCTTCAGCTTAGCACCAGAGTGGTAGGGTTGAGCTCTGTATGGGGCAGAGCGAGCTGGTCCCTCAGTGGGACGGAGTCAGAATTCAAAAACTTCAGCTTCTAGCCCTGAAAGTATAAGCCTCCTTTCCAGCAAGCAACTTTTCCATCCAAGAGTGACTTACAGTAAGACTATTGGATACACCATCTCTCAATTTATGAGCAGACAGGAAAACTATTTATCTGAGCTTAGTGAATGGGAAATCTCTCACtcactgatttgattttatcagctaaaagtaaaatgatcaaaagctTCAGAGTGGCCAGTCTACTCACCCAGCCCCCGCACCACTGTGGTCAAAGTAGTATTTTCTCTAAACAGCATTCCACACTTTTAAATACCCCAAAGAAGTGCACGTGCCTGTACTCTAAATGTTGCTTAGTAGCATTAAGACTCCAACTGAACTATTTTAACACTGCCTGACTGCAGAGGAAAGCAGAAATTGTTAACAATTCTGTATGTTTGCTTTACATTCTATAATGAATATGTTAATTTAACTAAAACTAGAAAAACCTGCTAAAATGTCCTGAATACAAAAACTATATTCAAATTTACATAAATAGATTTTCAGTCTGTCACCAAAAATGATCCCTGCATGCTTATTGTGTACACCAATAATCACATAGTTCCTATAGATTTTGGTTATGTGTGCTAGACAATACATGTGGGAATTCCTCCTCTGTGGTGGAGTAGCATCAAAATCTGAGCCCTGTACAAATGTAGCCTCAGTTGGATCCCTTTCTGTTTTAACACATCTATGTCACAGCTGTATAAATAACTGATGAAAAAGCAAAGAGATACATCTGTAGTGCTTATTAAGGTAATCAGTGCAATGCATTGCATTTAAAAATGTGCCATTTGTGCCATTTGTGATCTCAACATATTTCAGTCCTCTTTTCTCAACATACTGTTATTACTATGTGAAGCTTTCATTATGTTGctgtatttcacaataaaagacatGTGAATAAGACTTCACTGGAACTATGTTTTATTATCAATTATCAATATTGTTTTAGATACAAAAATAGACTGTCAAACTATTTATTATACCAACGTATAATGCTAATAATATCAAATTTCAAAAGATAAAAGcaaatgtttaatgacacaatAGGGGCCCTATTCCCCTCACTACTCTGCCCCTCATGATACTATTGATCAGTTTAATCAGCACTTGCATGAACTTCCTTTCATTAAGATAATCATGAATCTTTCAGCTGAGTTacactgtgtaaatgtgtattcTCCCTCTGCAAGGCTGTGATCTTTTGTGTCCAGAGAGTGGTGAATGAGGACAACAATATGTGACAAGATTAGACCAttgtcatctgtgtgtttttttttttatccctgaGGACACCCACTGGCTCTCAGAAACAACTGATCAAACGGCAGACTGAATGAGCTACTGCCATAAAAGTATGAAAAGACCTGGCTGCTTGTTCTGTGGTAGAAACCAAAAGTGAAGATGCTCACATGCTGCTGTAGGTTTATTATTGGAGTAAATATGTTACTGTATCTGAGCCAGGTTTCTCATGAGTGCATGATGAGCTTAAATGACTTATTCTAACCACATTATGGTAATCACGTAACTACTGAACATCAGTTTACCTCTGAACCAAATTAAGAGCAGATTTCTACAtgcataaaaatggaaatgtgttgCTTAAGAGTAAGGCAAATGCTTACTTGTATAGGGAACCGACTCAGATCTTCAAATAGAGACACATTTATCTGACCTTAATGCTAATTTGTTGCAGGAAAATGGTAAGTAATGCAAAAATGTTCCTCTATTTTCACCACTTACTTACTGTCCCACAGCTCTGATTCGACAAGTCCTCtacacactgcagctgtcaTTCTATAACACTGAAGGTagataaaaagtaaaaagtctGGTCGCAAATAACTGACTGTTTAAGTTCCTGTGCACACAGTGTAGGAGACAGAATATCTTATTTCCGACAACTGAGGAGGTCACGGTTTACACAGTTAATTAAAGGATTTATTGAGAGTGTGTGAAAGTGATTTCCTGCATGTGACATGTAAGAGCACATGAGTGCCATCAGCACAGGCATTTAAATATGAAGGGTTTCTGTATGgtagtttctttgttttgtgtggcCGTAGTTGGGGCATTGTTTTAGTGAGTAGTCTtgatgtctgtgaagattctcagtcatccacaTCATGGTTATTCTTGAGGTGCTAAATCAAGGGCAGTTGGACTTTGGGCTTCTATCAAAGcagcctcttggatgagagatGAAATATCTTTTAGTAAAGTCCAAGTCCACCAAGTCCAGTTGCTCTTCTTGGATGATGTTTTGTCTTGtatcgtaaaaaaaaaaaaaaaaaaaaaaaaaaaaaaaaaaaaaaaaaaaatatatatatatatatatatatatatatatatatatatatatatatatttttttttttttttttttttttttttttttaattacatcatattattatatagttttcttttatttcagattATGGAGGCAAAATCATCTACTGGAAATAATCATTTACCATAGACACACTTTATCTTCTTTTGGAATAACATTGAATTGACGGTGAAATGACTTGAGACACTAAACTGGCACTCTTATATGAACTGCTTACACTCTGAGTTACTGATGAACAATAACAACTCTTTGTCCTGTGGTATAAGGGTTGTTCCACTTAGATGATCCAATTCATCTGAAATAGGCTCAAGCTGTATCTCTTCATGATGGGGCAGTATTAAGGTGCATGTGTGGAGAAAACTCATATAAGCACTTTGGAAGACCTCAGCCAAATATATTTTTGGACGGCCAGATTCGGCCCACAGGGTGCCATTTGTCTACCATGGTTCTGAAGTGTTATAAACAGTTGTTGAGGAAATGATTACAGTGTTTAAGGACATGACCCTTTCCTGTCACACATGTGTGAGGTAGAGAGGCACTGGACAGGCCAATGAGAGTGTCTGCTGCTCTGGTGAAGGGAGATGGAAGATCTTTAAGGAGTTGTAACAAAGGACAGTACTTTATAATCTGactctgaaacaaacaataGAGATAGTCATAGGCAagtaaaaaataagaaatgttgAACTGTATATTAATATGGTAGCGTAGGAGAGAGAGGTTGTGCCTGCCACAGTGACTTTCTCCTGATTGCCCTTTAACAATGGACTTCATCAATGCagttactttgtgttttgatttttgatacaACTGTCtggataaaaacatgtttctacaTGGTAATGTCACTCATTGGTTTAACTATATAACACTGACGATCGATTAATTATCTCATAGCAGTTCATAAGAAGCTATGCAACCTAATTTGATCTaatttatatttactttttactaTGAAGATTTTGGAAAATATGGAAGAACAGTGGTGTTGCTTCCATGCGCACATTTGTCTTAAAGAGATCAATGCTGGAAATTATAAGCAGACATGGAATGATGGATACATCATGACTACTTCACCTTTATGCCCCATCTATGAGGTAATGTGATTTctacatttgattttttttcatctcatttttatATAAGGAATTGATGACAGGGTTAAGATGTGAAAGGCTATGTAGCATGCTTTCCTCACACTAATatggaataaataaatgtgttctTACACTAGATTAGCCTAATGTGGCTGGTGTCTGGCTGGTAGGCCTACTATTTTTGACCATACAAATAATACAGATagtaatattatatatatatatatatatatatatatatatatatatatatatatatatatatatgatattataATTTGACTGACATGGAAAATAAGCCTTTGGTTTCTCAACTATGCCAACTAAAACAGTTCAGGCCTGTTTTACTGCAGTACTGATACagtaaaatgaaacattaacacCATATATTATTGTATGGCAGTTTATTGCAGTGTCAACTGTAATACCTGCCGTGTATCTGTTAAAGTGAACTGTCGCAACAGGCCAGGTAATCATCTTGGGAGTGATAGACCACAGAGAAACCACAGCCAAATTAATACAGCGGGTGGTGGGTGGGATGGTTTAGTAGCTGAAACAAAACCACTACTTTAGAAATGCCCACTGCAAAGTCCTTCATTCGTGTCTCTCGTTAACTCTAACCCACTCTGTGCGCCTGGAGCGTTCCCAGACAGGATGACCGACTACGAAGCTGCCACCGCCTTCCTCGGAGAATGGGGACCtttccagcagcaggtgtttttcctgctctgcCTGAGCACCGTACCCAACGGTTTCACCGCCCTGGCCATCGTGTTTCTCGCTGACACGCCGTCCCACCGCTGCCTCATCCCCGAGCACGTCAACCTCACCGCCGCGTGGAGGAACAGCAGCATCCCACTGGAGGTGGACAACCACAGCGGCGCGTTGGTGCCCAGCAAGTGCTCCAGATACAAACTTAATGACATGCGGAGTTTCTCGGAGACAGGTCTACTGCCCGGCGTTGATGTTAATCTGTCTAATGTGCCGAGAGAAGGCTGCTTGGACGGGTGGGAATATGACCGCAGCGTTTACATTGCTACTATCGTATCTGAGGTTTGTGAACCCGCGCAGGTCTCAAATGTagaagaagctgcagctgcGTCATTCGAGAATTAATTTTAACTTATCTGGCTGGAacttaaaaacactaaaaaaaaaagtccctttAAAATTGTCAGATGTTATGAGCTGGCTGAGGCAGAGATGAATGAGTTTTAATCACCCACTGCGATTTTCCTCAACTACAAAATCTACATTACATCTTGACAACAGAATagacacaaaatacaaacaaaagcaacaaaaataaactacatttggagatcaatcaatcaaccatTAGAAACATGTATGggacagaaatacattttgttttaccttGTGTCTGCTGATATAGGTGTTTTGTCGTCCACCTCCCATCAATACATGTtacaacataataataataatatcttttATCATTATGTTCCAACATATATCAACATTATGTTTAAACCTTATGAAGTGATACAGCACTGTGTCAACAGACTTGTTTTAAGAATCACAACTTAAGGATTTGGCACttgatgtactgtactgtactgtactcgATGTACTCTGATCTGTtctgcatgtgaatgtgtgtgtgtgtgtgtgtgtgtgtgtgtgtgtgtgtgtcttgcagTGGGACCTGGTGTGTGATAACAGGTGGAAGAACCCGTTGacttcctctgtcttcttctgtggCGTTCTCACTGGCTCCTTCATTTCAGGACAGCTCTCTGACAGGTGATGGACAAAAGATGTCAGTATGGACATGTCACTAAACACATCCCTGTGCCAGCAGTAattttctgacaaaacaaaaggcCATACATGTGGTAGGCTAATCAGTGCTCAAATTCACCACGCCCTCTAGATAGATTAGAAAGGCTTTCTCTTAATGTACAAGTCAATATATAGGTGAAAGCAGAAGCACAGTTTCACACATTAAGGGATTCATAGTCTGCCTTAAAAGATACAATATGTAATgtgtaaaatcaaaatgtcaaactcaaGCGGTAGCACACAATGTTCAAAGATTTGCAAGActacacatatacacatctACACAGAATGCTAATTTGGTGACTTACCTGTGTTTTATGTCCTTTTCAGGTATGGGAGGAAAACAGTGCTGGTTGTTACCATAGCAGTCCAGATACTGTTCACATTCTTCGAGATCTTTTCTCAATCCTGGGCCGTGTTCTGCGCCCTGTACTTTGTGGTCGGGGTGGGACAAATCTCCAATTATGTGGCTGCGTTTGTGTTAGGTACTTTCATATCCCCCTTCTCACTGACTCTCTGAATTATTTAGCCGCTAACAATCAAACGCTAATGCAAtacatttctctcattttcaaaaattgttcttatttttttttaggagCAGAGATTTTTGGACCAAGCGTGCGGACAATTTTTTCCACTGCGGGCGTGAGTCTGTTCTTTGGTGCAGGCTACATGCTGCTGCCGCTGTTTGCTTTCTTCATCAGAGATTGGAGGATGCTTCTCCTCGCCCTCACCCTGCTTGGCTTCCTTTGTGTGCCTGTCTGGTGgtaggtaggtgtgtgtgtttgcttgtgtgtgtgtctgtgtaggtcaACTGATAATGCTTTTCTGTACTGCTGACTGATGTATAGAGGGCCTGTAGAGGTGCTAGGGGAGTGTTCACATATGTTGATTATTCCCATCTCTTGTGGTTCTTATTAGATTTGTAGGGATGCCTTtgacatgtttaaaaagttttttgcACGATTTTAGAGCTCAAACAGTTAATTGAATAACTGATTAGTTGAAGGCTAGTGTTGGGTAGGTTTTACTCTTAAGCCTCAGTTGTATATTTGCTGTATAGAATGTTTTCCCCTCCTCCAAGGGGTTGaagctctctctctgactgtccaCTCTGTTGTGTAATGAGGTAGGTACGTACCAGAATCTCCTCGGTGGCTTCTGTCTCAGGGAAGAATAGAAGAGGCTGAGGCCATAGTGAGAGCTGCTGCTAAGAGGAACAAAATCGAGGCACCACCGGTCATCTTTATTCCTTCCCAGGTGAGATCTCACTGGAAAACTGGATGATGTGAGTGCAAAAAACACCAAGGCGCTGGGCACTGACCTCTGTCCTGGATGCTGGGGTGACCAGACGTACAACAGGTTTAGAATGTTGGAAGTCAGTACAAGTTGTTGAACATGAGGGATGGGGGTGGGGAGTTTTTAGATAGCTTCAAGTGACTGTTTCTCAGTTTAAATTATCACAGTAGCATCTGTATTTTACACTGTATGACATACAGTTCTTTTAACATATCTTTACAAAAGCAAGTGTGCAACTCTCTCTTGTAAACATGATTTTAGCTTTAAAGTTACTGTTTCTCCTCTTGAAAATTAGATCACACCTGCTTGAAGACCTGCATAAGTTAAGGTACCTAAATCACAAAAATACAGACCCAAATCTGTCTTATGGACTGTCACTACACAAAATGCAGACGAAAAGGGAAAATTATCACATCAGAGGTGATCACCAAAGTGAATTTAGCCTTCTATTCTTAAATACACACTACATCTGTAACCCCTGCACCTGAACCATTAACCAGTTTCTACTCATTTCCCTTCTCATACTGGTTTGCTGTGGGTCAGCATGCCTTGGCACATTTACTTCTGAGATGGACAGCGTGAACCTTGTTGGGTTCACTGCTCAGTGTGATATAATCATTTACTGTTCTGCACGAGTGAACGCTAATCTAGATTGCAGCAGACAGAGGTGTTTACCAAGATTTACTCATGGGATTCCCTTCTGTTACTGGAGTAGTTTGCCAAAATGTCCAAACTTCAACCCCAACTCTTATGACAtaatttaagtttgttttttttatgttttttgtcagaTGTGTATTTACTGCTGTAAAAgtgcttttgctttttattgtaGAAGTTTAGGTGTTATAGGGAGACTGTaatgtctgtcagtgtgataaAGAAGCTATATGTTGAGCCACTGGATGTGGCTGTTCCACCAAAGGAGCtaactgtttttaattaactgtaaaAATGCAGCTATTTCTCTGCACATTTCATTCTTCCAACAAGCTGGCCACACCCAAATCCAACCTCTGAACTGTGAACTTTGtcccagaaaaacaaaaccaccacaTTAATGACCTTTCCTCTGTGTAGATGCATGTTACCCCCCACTGTCCACCTTGGAAACAGACAGTGGACCCTCTGCATGGGTTAAAAAGTGCCAGTAGTTAAATCAATATCACTTTGAATGACAAATGGTTTAGAAAACATAACTTAGAGATGCTAGTAGTACAAGGGCATAATTTCTGATCCCCATGTTTAGGTTACTGTATGTATGAActtgtgcacatgcatgtgttcaCTCAGCAAGTGGCCATGCATGCCCAGTGTTGCCTCTAATGAAATTATTTCCAGACTGGTGCCTCTGCTTATTAAGTGCTTGTTGTTCCACGTGCTCTGCTGCCCCACAGATAGAACTTCAGCCTGAGAAGGGGACAGCCCACAACATCTGTGACCTACTACGTTCTCCAAACATCCGCTGGATTTCTGTCACGCTGTGGCTGGTCTGGTGAGTCCCTGCTGTCCCATCTGACCCCCACATTCAGTACAGTGACCCTGCAtgcacagctacacacacacacacacaagcactctcatacacacacacagtctcagcCTGTTCATGCATCACTTCGATCACATGTCAGCCCATTTCACTAACAACAAATAACGACCTGTCAGGTGCTGTGAAGCCTGCAACTAAGATCAAAATCAGGTTTTATGTAACTGCACAGTATGTCTGTTATTCTTCCTGTGCTCTCTTCCTTGCTGAGTCTGACAACAGATGCAGCTTGACTTTTCTTTGATTTGGAAACAGTTCCACTTAGTCTTACGTCATGCTAACCATAGCAGGTGGATAAGCTCTAAGTTGCATGTCATGTTTTGCTGCTATTGAGGGACTCACAAACTTTATAGCTCCTCTGCTACCTTGGTGTCTGGGGATCAATATTTACCAAAaactcttcctcttccttaGTTTGTCATTAGGACACTTGAaacctttcttttttattttcagttttcttcagtgtctcCTGTCTGCAATATTGCAATTGCCCATTGTATATGctgttacttttttttaaccttacaATACCTACAACCTACAGTAACAGATTTATTGGCCACTTGTCAGCAGTAGaaactgtaaatacaacaacaacatgttacCTTTTAA
The DNA window shown above is from Lates calcarifer isolate ASB-BC8 linkage group LG20, TLL_Latcal_v3, whole genome shotgun sequence and carries:
- the LOC108893748 gene encoding solute carrier family 22 member 5, producing the protein MTDYEAATAFLGEWGPFQQQVFFLLCLSTVPNGFTALAIVFLADTPSHRCLIPEHVNLTAAWRNSSIPLEVDNHSGALVPSKCSRYKLNDMRSFSETGLLPGVDVNLSNVPREGCLDGWEYDRSVYIATIVSEWDLVCDNRWKNPLTSSVFFCGVLTGSFISGQLSDRYGRKTVLVVTIAVQILFTFFEIFSQSWAVFCALYFVVGVGQISNYVAAFVLGAEIFGPSVRTIFSTAGVSLFFGAGYMLLPLFAFFIRDWRMLLLALTLLGFLCVPVWWYVPESPRWLLSQGRIEEAEAIVRAAAKRNKIEAPPVIFIPSQIELQPEKGTAHNICDLLRSPNIRWISVTLWLVWNTLTIAYFVLSLNTGNLHGDAYFNCFLSAVVEMPAYTLSWVLFRWCSRRLSLSLSLFMGGLFLLLMLLIPANLISLAITLEMAGKFAVTTAFAIVYAYSAELYPTVLRNTAVGACSMASRIGSIIAPYFIYLRSYSISLPYILVGSLTALSGLLSLLLPESYGMPLPETIAHMQRFPGCCQKTLYTVTQTEEEENTGETKSSGSPLNREQH
- the slc22a5 gene encoding solute carrier family 22 member 5 encodes the protein MGDYDEDTAFLGQTGPYFWTTFFLLNTVFVSTGFNGLYIVFVGATPKHHCLIPDVNLTEEWRNAIIPFTIVDGEEVQSQCSRYRLDVVRNLSAEGYIPGRDVNLTNLEQERCLDGWNYSKEIYQSNIVTEWDLVCDDQWKVPFASSTLFVGYLVGSLISGQLSDRFGRKKVVFISLGAQCFSVLLQSFSHSWRMFCIMFLFVGASQISIYISAFVLGTEVLSKTMRVLFTTLGAFLFYCIGYMTLPWIAYGIREWRTLLAVLATTAVVYIPLWWFIPESPRWLITQGRVEEAEAIVRDAARKNNVEAPSVIFKETELQSMPPSRTYTMLDVLKSKNIRCITLMCLLLWMAINIGYFGLSLNTSNLSGNPFMNCFLSATSEVPAYVVSTWLLKKCPRRALLSSFLVIGGGVLLLIQFIPDTLQNVALALEMTGKFGFTIAFSIVYIYTAEIYPTVLRNVGMGMCSSAARIGSITAPYVIYLGTYNKVLPYILMGSLTIASSVVNFFLPETLSKDLPETVEQMQECQGLCHGPKKRKYIENGGSVNPPVQHEDKSDVHP